The Claveliimonas bilis genome window below encodes:
- a CDS encoding MurR/RpiR family transcriptional regulator, which produces MWETELRLCYAMLSRNQKKAADLLLENPEAAGNITVRELAERAGVGQATIIRMLQAAGYESWSAFQKTVWQEKGQQELSGEQTGQKRENKKYEAVFQIIRDDLTMISDMAKHLDLRQMEEVVRVIKKAKIIDVYGTDNSANAAAELSGRMLHLGLTSRNYSDLFFQKVSAGHLGKKDVAIGFSISGETQAVIDSLAAAKQAGAVTVAVTGGQTSELARIADYIFITPTIHFSEISRWISSRISQMAFVDALCGAIMLSDPERFDRMLIQSTKEFEQDMHHKEE; this is translated from the coding sequence ATGTGGGAGACTGAACTGAGGCTCTGCTATGCCATGCTGAGCCGGAACCAGAAAAAAGCGGCAGATCTGCTTCTGGAAAATCCGGAGGCGGCCGGGAACATAACTGTGCGGGAACTGGCAGAGAGGGCCGGCGTGGGGCAGGCCACCATTATCCGCATGCTGCAGGCAGCAGGGTATGAAAGCTGGTCGGCCTTTCAGAAGACTGTGTGGCAGGAGAAGGGGCAGCAGGAACTGTCCGGTGAGCAGACCGGGCAGAAGCGTGAAAATAAGAAGTACGAGGCAGTCTTTCAGATTATACGGGATGATCTGACCATGATATCCGATATGGCAAAACATCTGGATCTCAGACAGATGGAAGAGGTGGTCAGAGTCATTAAAAAGGCCAAGATCATCGATGTATACGGGACAGACAACTCGGCCAACGCGGCGGCTGAACTTTCGGGGCGGATGCTTCATCTGGGACTTACCAGCCGGAATTACTCGGATCTGTTCTTTCAGAAAGTCAGCGCCGGGCATCTGGGGAAAAAGGACGTGGCCATCGGTTTCTCCATATCCGGAGAAACCCAGGCTGTCATAGATTCCCTGGCGGCGGCTAAGCAGGCGGGGGCAGTGACGGTGGCTGTGACAGGCGGCCAGACGTCAGAGCTGGCACGGATCGCGGATTACATTTTCATTACGCCCACGATCCATTTTTCGGAGATCAGCAGATGGATCTCATCCAGGATCTCTCAGATGGCTTTTGTGGACGCCCTGTGCGGGGCGATCATGCTCAGCGATCCGGAACGGTTTGACAGGATGCTGATACAGTCCACGAAGGAGTTCGAGCAGGATATGCATCATAAAGAAGAATAA
- a CDS encoding DUF5688 family protein has protein sequence MINLNEVVQYLKRNYPNLKAEIVTAAKNGGECTGISVTFRENASAIYYPNSYETDCDKVINEILTMIGKIRGACPLDEIHLPTSFNEIKDKLTIGVMNESYEEMLKSHHIIIRREEDLIFYPVVVLNDSMSFKVTKTILKLWNVTEEQVFEAAYASEELNNVGLHSPFDLAMRNLDENYFEKNIDGSSERMFLVLFSHGNFHTAGAIFSPKIQKKLNKLFPDGFLILPASVFELLILPPYFKDKVSPEICKAMVKDVNMTEVSPEEYLSDSVYTIENGKLKKVA, from the coding sequence ATGATCAATTTAAACGAGGTAGTACAGTATCTTAAAAGAAACTATCCGAACCTTAAGGCGGAGATAGTCACGGCAGCGAAGAATGGAGGAGAGTGTACTGGAATTTCAGTTACCTTTCGAGAAAATGCATCTGCAATCTATTATCCGAACAGTTACGAAACAGATTGTGATAAGGTAATAAATGAAATTCTGACTATGATCGGAAAAATCCGTGGAGCATGTCCGCTTGATGAAATTCATCTTCCTACGTCATTTAATGAAATAAAAGATAAGCTTACTATCGGTGTTATGAATGAGTCATATGAAGAAATGCTGAAGTCTCATCATATCATCATACGGCGAGAGGAAGACCTCATTTTTTATCCAGTTGTTGTACTGAATGATAGTATGAGCTTTAAAGTGACTAAGACTATTCTAAAATTATGGAATGTGACAGAAGAGCAGGTATTTGAGGCGGCATATGCTTCAGAAGAGCTTAACAACGTGGGATTACATTCACCCTTTGATTTGGCAATGAGAAATCTGGATGAAAATTATTTTGAGAAGAATATTGATGGTTCGTCAGAAAGAATGTTTCTTGTCTTATTTTCTCATGGGAATTTTCATACTGCCGGAGCAATTTTTTCTCCAAAAATACAGAAAAAGCTAAATAAGTTATTCCCAGATGGTTTTTTGATTTTACCAGCTTCCGTTTTTGAACTTTTAATTCTGCCCCCATATTTTAAAGATAAAGTGTCGCCCGAAATATGTAAAGCCATGGTTAAGGATGTTAACATGACAGAAGTTTCACCAGAAGAGTATTTATCAGACTCTGTATATACCATCGAAAATGGAAAATTAAAAAAAGTTGCATAA
- the rplT gene encoding 50S ribosomal protein L20, with product MARIKGGMNAKKKHNRTLKLAKGYRGARSKQYRVAKQSVMRALTSAYAGRKQRKRQMRQLWIARINAAARMNGLSYSKFMHGLKVANVDMNRKMLAEMAVNDKEGFTALAELAKKSIA from the coding sequence ATGGCAAGAATTAAAGGCGGAATGAACGCTAAGAAGAAACACAATAGAACTTTAAAGCTGGCGAAAGGATACAGAGGAGCACGTTCCAAACAGTACAGAGTTGCAAAACAGTCTGTTATGAGAGCGCTGACTTCCGCATACGCAGGAAGAAAACAGCGTAAACGCCAGATGCGTCAGCTCTGGATCGCACGTATCAACGCTGCTGCAAGAATGAACGGACTTTCCTACAGTAAATTTATGCACGGATTAAAGGTTGCAAACGTAGATATGAACAGAAAGATGCTGGCAGAGATGGCTGTAAATGATAAAGAAGGATTTACAGCACTGGCAGAGCTTGCAAAGAAGAGTATTGCTTAA
- the rpmI gene encoding 50S ribosomal protein L35 has product MPKIKTNRAAAKRFKKTGTGKLKRNKAYKSHILTKKSTKRKRNLRQATITDATNVKNMKKVLPYL; this is encoded by the coding sequence ATGCCAAAAATTAAAACAAATAGAGCGGCTGCAAAGCGCTTCAAAAAAACAGGTACAGGAAAGCTGAAAAGAAACAAAGCTTATAAGAGCCATATCTTAACCAAGAAGTCTACAAAGAGAAAAAGAAATCTTAGACAGGCTACAATTACAGACGCAACAAATGTAAAGAATATGAAGAAAGTATTACCATATCTGTAA
- the infC gene encoding translation initiation factor IF-3, with protein sequence MINEQIRDREVRVISEDGEQLGIMSAREAMKLAEQAELDLVKIAPKAQPPVCKIIDYGKYKYELARKEKEAKKKQKTVEVKEVRLSPNIDTNDLNTKVNNARKFISKGNKVKVTLRFRGREMAHVQQSKHILDDFAELLADTAVVEKPAKLEGRNMSMVLTEKR encoded by the coding sequence ATGATTAATGAACAGATCAGAGACAGAGAAGTACGTGTGATCAGCGAAGATGGAGAACAGCTGGGTATCATGTCGGCAAGAGAAGCAATGAAGCTGGCAGAACAGGCGGAACTTGATCTGGTAAAAATTGCTCCTAAGGCTCAGCCGCCGGTATGTAAGATCATTGACTACGGTAAGTACAAATATGAGCTGGCAAGAAAAGAAAAAGAAGCCAAGAAAAAACAGAAAACGGTTGAAGTGAAGGAAGTGCGTCTTTCACCGAACATTGACACAAATGACTTGAATACAAAAGTCAACAATGCCAGAAAATTTATCAGTAAAGGCAACAAGGTCAAAGTTACTCTGCGTTTCCGGGGAAGAGAAATGGCTCACGTACAGCAGAGCAAGCATATTCTGGATGATTTTGCAGAACTGCTTGCAGATACAGCGGTGGTGGAAAAGCCGGCGAAACTGGAAGGAAGAAACATGAGCATGGTTTTAACTGAAAAACGTTAA
- a CDS encoding sodium-dependent transporter yields the protein MNNRSSFSGKLGFVLAAAGSAVGLGNIWRFPYLAAQYGGGTFLLVYLIIAVTFGFSLMIAEVAIGRKTGLSAIGAFKALDSRFGFLGLLASLVPIIILPYYSVIGGWVIKYFAVFLTGGGAATAADDYFTGFVGSVFQPLGWFLLFLGATAVIVLLGVEKGIEKVSKFMMPILVVLAIGISIYCLTLDGAMDGLAYYVQPHMSDFSVKTVLAAMGQLFYSMSLAMGIMVTYGSYMRKDTNLESSVRQIEIFDTVIAFLAGLMIIPAVFVFSGGDPKILQSGPSLMFVILPKVFESMSFGGVVGAAFFLLVIFAALTSSISLMETIVSIFQDKFHWTRKSSCIFVTVMSIVLGAPSSLGFGPLSFISWANMTILDIMDFVSNSVLMPIVAFFTAIFAGFIIKPKSISDEVRLTNGKFAGEKLFTVMIKWITPVFLILILGSSVANAMGWFKL from the coding sequence ATGAATAACAGAAGCAGTTTTTCCGGCAAGCTGGGATTTGTACTGGCTGCTGCCGGCTCAGCAGTCGGTCTGGGAAATATATGGCGTTTCCCCTATCTGGCTGCACAGTATGGAGGAGGGACTTTTCTCCTTGTCTACCTTATTATAGCAGTTACCTTTGGTTTTTCACTGATGATCGCCGAAGTGGCAATCGGACGTAAAACCGGTTTGAGTGCGATCGGTGCTTTTAAAGCTCTGGACTCCCGTTTTGGATTCCTGGGACTTTTAGCTTCCCTTGTTCCAATTATTATCCTTCCGTATTATTCTGTGATCGGCGGATGGGTCATTAAATATTTTGCCGTATTTCTGACCGGAGGAGGCGCCGCTACTGCAGCCGATGATTACTTTACCGGTTTTGTAGGCAGTGTTTTCCAGCCTTTAGGATGGTTCCTGCTCTTCCTTGGCGCTACTGCAGTCATTGTTCTGCTTGGTGTAGAAAAAGGAATTGAAAAAGTAAGTAAATTTATGATGCCGATTTTGGTAGTGCTTGCCATTGGTATTTCCATTTACTGTCTCACCTTAGACGGAGCTATGGATGGTCTGGCATACTACGTACAGCCTCACATGTCTGATTTCTCTGTCAAGACTGTACTTGCCGCTATGGGACAGCTTTTCTATTCCATGTCTCTTGCTATGGGTATCATGGTAACTTACGGTTCTTATATGCGTAAAGATACGAACCTTGAAAGTTCTGTACGCCAGATTGAAATATTTGATACTGTGATTGCTTTCCTGGCAGGCCTTATGATCATTCCGGCCGTATTTGTTTTCTCCGGCGGAGATCCGAAAATCCTGCAGAGCGGTCCCAGCCTGATGTTTGTCATTCTGCCTAAGGTTTTTGAGAGCATGTCCTTCGGCGGAGTTGTAGGAGCTGCATTTTTCCTTCTTGTTATTTTTGCAGCCCTGACTTCTTCCATCTCTTTGATGGAAACAATTGTGTCCATTTTCCAGGATAAATTTCACTGGACCAGAAAAAGTTCCTGTATCTTTGTGACTGTAATGAGCATTGTACTTGGAGCGCCGTCCTCTCTTGGATTTGGCCCTCTCTCCTTTATCAGCTGGGCAAATATGACAATCCTTGACATTATGGATTTTGTCAGCAACAGTGTGCTTATGCCGATCGTTGCCTTTTTCACCGCAATCTTTGCCGGTTTCATTATCAAGCCGAAGAGTATTTCAGATGAAGTGCGCTTAACGAATGGAAAATTTGCAGGGGAAAAATTGTTTACCGTGATGATCAAATGGATCACCCCTGTATTTTTGATATTGATCCTTGGAAGCTCTGTTGCCAATGCAATGGGATGGTTTAAACTTTAA
- a CDS encoding YbaK/EbsC family protein, which produces MSIENVKAHFRKWDMENRVLEFPVSSATVTEAALALHTDEQRIAKTLSFMVDEQPILIVTAGDARVDNKKYKSTFHKKASMLKPDQVLDLIGHPVGGVCPFGIKDGGSVYLDVSLKRFETVFPACGSANSAIELTIPELEKYSGFKAWVDVCKE; this is translated from the coding sequence ATGTCTATAGAAAACGTAAAAGCACATTTCAGGAAATGGGATATGGAAAACCGTGTCCTGGAATTTCCCGTATCCAGCGCCACTGTCACAGAGGCCGCCCTGGCCCTGCATACAGATGAGCAGCGAATTGCAAAAACTCTTTCCTTCATGGTGGATGAGCAGCCGATTCTTATCGTCACTGCCGGAGATGCCCGTGTTGATAACAAGAAATACAAAAGCACTTTTCACAAAAAGGCATCTATGTTAAAACCCGATCAGGTGCTTGATCTGATCGGCCACCCGGTCGGCGGCGTATGCCCTTTTGGAATCAAAGACGGGGGCAGCGTCTACTTGGATGTATCGCTAAAGCGTTTTGAGACAGTATTTCCTGCCTGCGGCAGCGCCAACAGCGCCATTGAACTGACTATCCCGGAGCTGGAAAAATATTCCGGTTTTAAAGCCTGGGTAGATGTCTGCAAAGAATAG
- a CDS encoding B3/4 domain-containing protein encodes MKKNLTIDPNMKEKWPATKVGCLQYHVKVEKKNEQMWEYLKKDILKKVKDEIFDYGINEIPGIKESRAAYKAFGKDPSRYRVSSEALIRRIGQGKGLYEVNTVVDVNNLISIESGFSAGSYDADKIGEELTFRIGLPGETYKGIGKNEINIEALPVLADEEGAIGSSTSDSERAMITEEAQEVLTLVYCFSENGDLKKVLEKGKEYLEKYAGAEEIESWIVE; translated from the coding sequence ATGAAAAAAAATCTGACCATTGACCCAAATATGAAAGAGAAATGGCCGGCAACAAAGGTTGGCTGTCTGCAGTACCATGTCAAAGTAGAAAAAAAGAATGAGCAGATGTGGGAATATCTTAAAAAGGATATTTTAAAAAAAGTAAAAGATGAGATTTTTGATTATGGAATAAATGAGATTCCGGGTATCAAAGAATCCAGAGCGGCCTATAAAGCATTCGGAAAGGATCCAAGCCGATACAGAGTGTCGTCAGAAGCGCTGATCCGCCGGATCGGACAGGGAAAAGGGCTTTACGAGGTCAATACAGTGGTAGATGTGAATAATCTGATATCCATTGAATCCGGGTTTTCTGCAGGGTCCTATGATGCGGATAAAATAGGTGAGGAACTGACGTTTCGGATAGGACTTCCCGGAGAAACCTACAAGGGAATCGGGAAAAACGAAATAAATATAGAGGCGCTTCCTGTTCTGGCAGATGAAGAAGGGGCGATCGGAAGCTCTACCAGTGATTCCGAGAGAGCAATGATCACAGAGGAAGCGCAGGAAGTACTGACTTTGGTCTACTGCTTTTCCGAGAACGGAGATCTTAAAAAGGTGTTGGAGAAGGGAAAAGAGTATCTGGAAAAATATGCCGGCGCGGAAGAGATAGAATCCTGGATCGTGGAATAA
- a CDS encoding DegV family protein: protein MRDYVITVNSTVDLPKEWLAERNVPVVPLRYTIDGQTYEDMDGLSSKEFFQKLREGKMAVTSQVNPEEAKEALEGFVKEGKDVLHLAFSSALSGTCNSMKIAAEELMEEYPGSKVIVIDTLCACLGEALLLYKTLKQKESGKTLEETAKWVEENKLHICHNVTVDDLNHLHRGGRVSKATAVLGTMVQIKPIIHMDNNGALQVIGKERGRKKALNKIVDMAVKQAEGWDNDIIMITHGDCIEDAEYVASLVRQKMGIDNILINNIGTVIGSHTGPGVVAVFCMGNER from the coding sequence ATGAGAGATTACGTGATCACAGTAAACAGTACGGTAGATTTGCCGAAGGAATGGCTGGCAGAGAGAAATGTTCCGGTTGTTCCTCTTCGATATACAATAGACGGACAGACTTATGAGGATATGGATGGACTTTCTTCAAAAGAGTTTTTTCAGAAACTCAGAGAAGGGAAAATGGCTGTTACTTCACAGGTGAATCCGGAGGAAGCAAAAGAGGCTCTGGAAGGCTTTGTAAAAGAAGGGAAGGATGTGCTCCACCTCGCCTTTTCCTCTGCTTTAAGCGGAACATGCAACAGCATGAAAATTGCGGCGGAAGAGCTGATGGAGGAATATCCGGGATCAAAAGTTATTGTGATCGATACGCTCTGCGCTTGTCTGGGCGAAGCGCTTCTGCTTTATAAGACGCTAAAGCAGAAGGAAAGCGGAAAGACATTGGAAGAAACTGCAAAGTGGGTAGAGGAAAATAAGCTCCATATCTGCCATAATGTAACAGTGGATGACCTGAATCATCTTCACAGAGGCGGAAGAGTTTCCAAAGCTACGGCAGTCCTTGGAACTATGGTGCAGATCAAGCCCATCATCCACATGGATAATAACGGCGCCCTTCAGGTTATCGGAAAAGAGAGAGGAAGAAAGAAAGCTCTCAATAAGATTGTGGATATGGCTGTGAAACAGGCAGAAGGATGGGATAATGATATTATCATGATTACCCATGGAGATTGTATCGAAGATGCAGAATATGTAGCTTCTTTGGTACGCCAGAAAATGGGAATAGACAATATTCTGATCAATAATATCGGAACTGTGATCGGAAGCCATACCGGTCCGGGCGTAGTGGCGGTATTCTGTATGGGAAACGAAAGATAA
- a CDS encoding spore germination protein yields MPDTRIVTASVKENVAYMNQILPIQDSFDLIQRDLMIGGREAAFFFIDGFMKDEAMLKIMDSFLGVTKENMPASATGFVKQHVPYVEVDIIGEFDQVFRNLLSGTTCLFIDGYEACIVIDCRTYPARNVGEPEKDKSLRGSRDGFVETIVFNTALMRRRIRDPHLVMQMLDIGESSRTDVAVCYMTDRVDKQLLSRLIDELKNIHTKDLRMNQQTLTEQLFRGKLLNPMPKFKYTERPDTAAACLLEGKIVLLVDNSPSAMILPTSVLDIIEEANDYYFPLITQLYLKISRGIITFLTVFFTPVFLLFMQNLNWLPEVFHFVALRDTVNIPLVFQLLILEVAIDGLRLAALNTPSMLSTPLSVIAGIVMGEFSVQSGWFNSEVMLYMAFVAVANYTQPNFELGYALKFMRLILLVLTALFNWGGFALGTVTILCMICFNKTFTGRNFLRVKLN; encoded by the coding sequence ATGCCGGATACAAGAATTGTGACTGCCTCAGTAAAGGAGAATGTCGCATATATGAATCAGATCCTGCCGATTCAGGACAGTTTTGATCTGATACAACGAGATCTTATGATTGGAGGAAGGGAAGCTGCCTTTTTCTTTATTGACGGATTTATGAAAGACGAGGCGATGCTGAAGATTATGGATTCCTTTCTTGGAGTGACGAAGGAGAATATGCCTGCAAGTGCCACAGGATTTGTAAAACAGCATGTGCCTTATGTAGAAGTTGATATCATAGGAGAATTTGATCAGGTGTTCCGAAATCTTCTGTCAGGAACTACCTGTCTTTTTATTGACGGCTATGAAGCATGTATTGTGATCGACTGCAGAACTTACCCGGCCAGAAATGTGGGGGAACCGGAAAAGGATAAATCTCTTCGGGGATCCAGGGATGGCTTTGTAGAAACAATCGTATTTAATACAGCGCTGATGAGGAGGAGGATCCGGGATCCTCACCTTGTGATGCAGATGCTGGATATCGGAGAAAGTTCCCGAACAGACGTGGCAGTCTGCTATATGACTGACCGGGTAGATAAGCAGCTTCTTTCACGCCTGATAGATGAGTTGAAAAATATTCACACAAAAGATCTCCGTATGAACCAGCAGACACTGACAGAGCAGCTGTTCCGAGGAAAATTACTCAATCCGATGCCGAAATTTAAATATACAGAACGTCCGGATACAGCCGCCGCCTGTCTGCTGGAGGGGAAAATCGTTCTTTTGGTGGACAATTCACCTTCTGCCATGATCCTGCCAACGTCTGTTCTTGATATCATCGAAGAGGCAAATGATTACTATTTCCCGTTGATCACACAGCTTTACTTAAAAATCTCACGGGGGATCATCACATTTCTGACTGTTTTTTTTACGCCGGTATTCCTTTTATTTATGCAGAATCTGAACTGGCTGCCGGAGGTTTTTCATTTTGTAGCCCTGAGGGATACAGTCAATATCCCCCTTGTGTTTCAGCTTTTGATATTAGAGGTTGCCATAGACGGGCTTCGTCTGGCAGCATTGAATACGCCCAGTATGTTAAGTACACCTCTAAGTGTCATTGCAGGTATTGTTATGGGAGAATTTTCAGTACAGTCCGGATGGTTTAACTCGGAAGTTATGCTGTATATGGCATTCGTGGCGGTGGCTAACTATACCCAGCCTAATTTTGAGCTGGGCTATGCCCTGAAATTTATGCGCCTTATTCTGCTGGTTTTAACAGCTCTGTTTAACTGGGGCGGATTTGCTCTGGGAACGGTGACTATTCTTTGTATGATATGTTTTAACAAGACTTTTACAGGAAGAAATTTTCTTCGTGTGAAATTGAATTAG
- a CDS encoding deoxyuridine 5'-triphosphate nucleotidohydrolase, producing the protein MKRIAKFHKVSLEQFTEGWKDTFGETDKEKIREIYEEIKLPKRATSGSAGYDFFAPVSLTIAPGETVKIPTGIRVEMEENWVLKCYPRSGLGFKYRLQLNNTVGIIDSDYFYSDNEGHIFSKITNDTNEGKTIEIAAGTGFMQGIFVEYGITVDDDADAVRNGGFGSTTGK; encoded by the coding sequence ATTAAGAGAATTGCTAAATTTCATAAAGTAAGCCTGGAACAGTTTACAGAAGGATGGAAGGATACGTTTGGTGAGACAGATAAGGAGAAGATCCGCGAAATATATGAGGAAATAAAGCTTCCGAAGAGAGCGACATCAGGATCAGCGGGTTATGATTTTTTTGCACCCGTTTCTCTGACGATCGCACCGGGTGAAACTGTAAAGATTCCTACCGGGATCCGCGTGGAAATGGAAGAGAACTGGGTGCTGAAATGCTATCCGAGAAGCGGACTTGGTTTTAAATACCGGCTTCAGTTGAATAATACCGTTGGGATCATAGACAGTGATTATTTTTACTCTGATAATGAAGGCCATATTTTTTCCAAGATCACAAATGATACAAACGAAGGGAAAACCATTGAAATAGCGGCCGGGACAGGATTTATGCAGGGGATTTTTGTAGAATACGGCATTACAGTCGACGATGACGCAGATGCGGTGCGAAACGGAGGGTTCGGCAGTACAACCGGGAAATAG
- the nrdG gene encoding anaerobic ribonucleoside-triphosphate reductase activating protein, with translation MRYHNITKDDMLNGDGLRVVLWVAGCAHGCPGCHNPITWDPEGGLPFDEEAKQEIFDELDKDYVSGITFSGGDPLHEANVRQVTALAKEIREKYPNKTIWLYTGSLWKEVKDLEIAKYLDVLVDGEFQEEKKDNTLHWKGSANQMVIDVPKTLQIGEIVLHD, from the coding sequence ATGAGATATCATAATATTACGAAAGACGATATGCTCAATGGGGACGGACTTAGGGTAGTATTATGGGTGGCAGGATGTGCTCATGGCTGTCCGGGCTGCCATAATCCCATTACATGGGATCCGGAAGGAGGACTTCCTTTTGACGAGGAGGCAAAGCAGGAGATTTTCGATGAACTTGATAAGGACTATGTAAGCGGCATTACATTTTCCGGCGGAGATCCTCTTCATGAAGCGAATGTCCGGCAGGTCACTGCGCTGGCAAAAGAGATACGGGAAAAATATCCGAACAAAACAATCTGGCTTTATACAGGAAGTCTCTGGAAGGAAGTAAAGGATCTGGAGATTGCAAAGTATCTGGATGTTCTTGTAGATGGAGAATTTCAGGAAGAGAAAAAGGACAATACCCTTCACTGGAAAGGGAGCGCAAATCAGATGGTGATCGATGTGCCAAAAACACTGCAGATAGGAGAAATTGTTTTACATGATTAA
- the nrdD gene encoding anaerobic ribonucleoside-triphosphate reductase, which produces MVKKDVKVIKKDGTKEAFNVQKVVVAVNKSAYRALIKFTDEELGFICKFVEEKVDDMDITEIPIAEMHNVVEGALEKVNPVVAKSYRDYRNYKQDFVQMLDDVYKKSQSIMYIGDKENSNTDSALVSTKRSLIFNELNKELYKKFFLTVEEIQAIRDGYIYIHDMSARRDTMNCCLFDVKSVLTGGFEMGNLWYNEPKTLDTAFDVIGDIVLSAASQQYGGFTVPSVDEILEPFAEKSHKKLIRKYRDLGLDEETVQKVAWADLEKEMEQGFQGWEYKFNSVSSSRGDYPFITVTAGTVPSKYGKLVTMKMLEVRKNGQGKEGHKKPVLFPKIVFLYDENLHGPGGPMEDVFEAGIDCSAKTMYPDWLSLTGDGYVAGIYKKYGKIISPMGCRAFLSPWYERGGMEPADENDQPVFVGRFNIGAISLHLPMIYAKAKQESKDFYQVLDYYLNLIRQLHLRTYDYLGEMKASTNPLAYCEGGFYGGHLGLYDKIKPLLKSATASFGITALNELQQLHNKKSLVEDGEFALETLRYINEKIAEFKKEDGRLYAIYGTPAENLCGVQVQQFRKKYGIIENVSDREYVSNSFHCHVSEDITPIQKQDLEGRFWDLSNGGKIQYVKYPVNYNKEAIKSLVRRAMAKGYYEGVNLSLAYCDDCGHEELSMDVCPVCGSKNLTKIDRMNGYLSYSRVKGDTRLNEAKMAEIAERKSM; this is translated from the coding sequence TCCCATTGCGGAAATGCATAACGTGGTGGAGGGCGCGTTGGAGAAAGTGAACCCGGTGGTGGCAAAAAGCTATCGCGATTATCGTAACTACAAGCAGGATTTTGTGCAGATGCTGGATGATGTATATAAGAAAAGCCAGTCTATCATGTACATCGGAGACAAGGAAAACAGCAATACGGACAGCGCTCTTGTGTCCACCAAAAGAAGTCTGATCTTTAATGAACTGAACAAAGAACTTTATAAGAAATTTTTCCTGACAGTGGAGGAGATTCAGGCGATCCGTGACGGATATATTTATATCCATGATATGTCTGCAAGAAGAGATACTATGAACTGCTGTCTTTTCGATGTGAAATCAGTGCTGACAGGAGGCTTTGAGATGGGAAATCTCTGGTATAATGAGCCTAAGACGTTGGACACTGCGTTTGATGTGATCGGCGATATTGTTCTAAGTGCGGCAAGCCAGCAGTACGGCGGTTTTACTGTGCCGAGTGTAGATGAGATCCTGGAACCATTTGCAGAGAAATCCCACAAAAAGCTGATCCGAAAATACCGTGATCTGGGACTGGATGAAGAAACTGTGCAGAAGGTAGCATGGGCAGATCTGGAAAAGGAGATGGAACAGGGATTCCAGGGATGGGAATACAAGTTTAATTCCGTTTCATCCAGCAGGGGAGACTATCCTTTTATCACAGTGACAGCCGGAACAGTACCGAGCAAATACGGCAAGCTGGTGACAATGAAAATGCTGGAAGTCAGGAAGAACGGACAGGGGAAGGAAGGACATAAAAAGCCTGTCCTTTTCCCGAAGATCGTTTTCCTGTATGATGAGAATCTTCACGGACCGGGAGGCCCGATGGAAGATGTCTTTGAGGCGGGAATCGACTGTTCCGCTAAAACCATGTACCCGGATTGGCTAAGCCTTACCGGAGATGGGTATGTGGCGGGGATTTATAAGAAATATGGAAAGATCATAAGTCCTATGGGATGCCGCGCATTTTTGTCTCCGTGGTATGAAAGAGGCGGAATGGAGCCGGCAGACGAAAACGATCAGCCGGTATTTGTGGGACGGTTCAATATCGGAGCGATCAGCCTACATCTGCCTATGATCTATGCAAAGGCAAAACAGGAGAGCAAAGACTTTTATCAGGTGCTGGACTATTATCTGAATCTGATCCGCCAGCTTCACTTGAGAACCTATGATTATCTGGGCGAGATGAAAGCATCCACCAATCCTCTGGCTTACTGTGAAGGAGGATTTTACGGCGGACATCTTGGACTTTACGATAAGATCAAACCTCTTTTGAAGTCTGCTACAGCATCCTTTGGGATTACGGCTCTGAATGAACTTCAGCAGCTTCATAATAAGAAGTCTCTGGTAGAGGACGGAGAGTTTGCCCTGGAGACACTTCGCTATATTAATGAGAAGATTGCAGAATTTAAAAAGGAAGATGGAAGGCTCTATGCCATTTACGGAACTCCGGCAGAAAATCTGTGCGGCGTTCAGGTGCAACAGTTCCGCAAGAAGTATGGGATCATTGAAAACGTGTCGGACAGAGAGTATGTGAGCAACAGTTTCCATTGCCATGTCAGCGAGGATATTACTCCCATTCAGAAACAGGACCTGGAGGGAAGATTCTGGGATTTAAGCAACGGCGGAAAGATCCAGTATGTGAAATATCCGGTTAATTATAATAAAGAAGCGATCAAATCCTTGGTGCGGCGCGCTATGGCAAAAGGATACTACGAGGGAGTCAACCTTTCCCTTGCTTACTGTGATGATTGCGGACATGAGGAGCTTTCTATGGATGTATGTCCGGTATGCGGCAGTAAAAATCTGACGAAGATCGACCGTATGAACGGTTACCTTTCCTATTCCAGAGTGAAGGGAGATACCAGACTGAATGAGGCGAAAATGGCCGAAATTGCAGAAAGGAAAAGTATGTAG